One genomic segment of Actinomycetota bacterium includes these proteins:
- a CDS encoding CoA transferase, with product MAEPQSSSNKSALPLLGVRVLEVSYSRPARIAGQLLADLGADVVRLVLDGSSRPRTTEPGDISWDRGKRVLNVPSDYAAVHVHESDILIVDESPSKLAALGLAAAQLNPKDKSFVHVWVPPYGPEGEWAELAEDPLLVAAAGGVAGQYAGAPNGPIAPVVSNTTQVHGGLAAAAALAGLHGLERTGYGYSATVSGLHAASSVLTAMTFNTLDQPTIRRSGGGRAPNFRSYQGSDKQWFYLAALTPDLVLRTLDALDRLDLYALPEVEGDFYKMMSSAEALAKVNAALEEHFAAQPSTHWINLLSEHGLAAAPVTSREAWIESDIVAANGGFVFDEDAHVGDVCMPSTPVIIDGVAPLPGRLPIAADLPNSPEPLWQGGRALRPAATGDYLMPLAGIKVIDAASFIAGPFVSSVLAEYGADVIRVEPPTGDTYRAFPIQFLSINRYKRGLALDVPSPAGAQTLLDLLRETDILVENLRPARMERIGLGDDALRQANDQLIHVGVSAYGLAEAWADSPGFDPIFQARSGMTIAQGGDGYPTDSGVPTVDTATGILGAVGALASLHRRLQHSVGSDVGTSLALAVTFLQFSEFTTYKDSPAPAVGRADYRGPSDFHRLYACEDCWIAINADTDDKRKALLKVMNATDSDQLESLLRTKTSEQVLAVLSGIGLDAVRALSWESSFTDQFALANNLTYTVHHKQFGRAAIVRGYSDWSTTQGRRPAASFEIGEESLTILAEAGLSEQRVGELLNAGVVTTPS from the coding sequence GTGGCTGAACCGCAGTCGTCATCCAACAAATCTGCGCTACCACTTCTTGGCGTGCGGGTGCTCGAAGTCAGCTACTCACGTCCGGCTCGCATTGCCGGCCAGTTGCTGGCCGATCTCGGCGCAGATGTCGTCCGGCTCGTCTTGGACGGATCATCGCGCCCTCGCACGACCGAGCCCGGCGACATCAGTTGGGATAGGGGCAAGCGGGTTCTGAATGTGCCAAGCGACTATGCCGCTGTCCACGTGCACGAATCAGACATCCTCATTGTCGACGAGTCACCATCGAAGCTTGCGGCACTTGGGCTTGCAGCAGCCCAGCTCAATCCGAAAGACAAGAGCTTCGTGCACGTCTGGGTTCCTCCTTATGGTCCCGAAGGCGAGTGGGCCGAACTTGCTGAAGACCCGCTGCTTGTTGCAGCAGCGGGAGGGGTAGCGGGTCAATACGCAGGAGCCCCCAACGGCCCAATAGCTCCGGTGGTGTCCAACACGACACAAGTGCACGGCGGTCTTGCGGCAGCGGCGGCGCTTGCCGGACTGCATGGATTGGAGCGCACCGGATACGGGTACAGCGCAACAGTCAGTGGGCTCCATGCTGCGTCATCCGTCCTGACCGCGATGACCTTCAACACCCTCGATCAGCCCACCATTCGCCGTTCCGGCGGCGGGCGGGCGCCGAACTTTCGCTCCTATCAAGGCAGTGACAAGCAATGGTTCTATCTCGCTGCTCTCACGCCAGATCTCGTGCTGCGCACTCTTGATGCCCTCGACCGGCTGGATCTTTACGCACTGCCAGAAGTTGAAGGCGACTTCTACAAGATGATGTCAAGCGCCGAGGCTCTGGCGAAAGTCAACGCCGCCCTGGAGGAACACTTCGCCGCGCAACCGAGCACCCACTGGATCAATCTGCTGTCTGAGCACGGGCTGGCCGCCGCTCCAGTGACCAGCCGCGAAGCATGGATTGAGAGCGACATTGTCGCTGCAAACGGTGGCTTCGTGTTCGACGAGGACGCGCACGTTGGCGATGTGTGCATGCCATCTACCCCAGTCATCATCGATGGAGTCGCCCCACTTCCGGGACGTCTTCCCATCGCAGCTGATCTGCCCAACTCTCCCGAACCCCTGTGGCAAGGAGGTCGCGCACTTCGCCCAGCCGCCACAGGCGACTACTTGATGCCGCTCGCGGGGATCAAAGTCATTGACGCAGCGTCATTCATCGCCGGCCCCTTTGTGTCGTCAGTCCTTGCCGAGTACGGCGCTGACGTCATACGGGTGGAGCCGCCCACAGGGGACACCTACCGAGCCTTCCCGATTCAGTTTCTGTCCATCAACCGCTACAAGCGTGGATTGGCCTTGGACGTGCCAAGCCCTGCAGGCGCCCAAACCTTGCTCGACCTTCTGCGCGAGACGGACATCCTCGTAGAGAACCTGCGCCCAGCACGGATGGAACGAATCGGTCTGGGTGACGATGCACTCCGACAGGCGAACGATCAGCTCATCCATGTGGGCGTCTCGGCCTACGGACTTGCCGAAGCCTGGGCGGACTCCCCCGGATTCGATCCCATATTCCAAGCCAGGAGCGGCATGACCATTGCTCAAGGCGGCGATGGCTACCCCACTGACTCCGGTGTCCCAACCGTTGACACTGCGACCGGGATCCTGGGTGCCGTGGGCGCCCTGGCAAGTCTGCATCGAAGGCTGCAACACTCAGTCGGATCAGACGTCGGGACCTCATTGGCGCTAGCAGTGACCTTCCTGCAGTTCAGCGAATTCACCACCTACAAAGACAGCCCGGCACCTGCCGTTGGCAGGGCCGACTATCGCGGCCCCAGCGACTTCCATCGGCTCTACGCATGCGAGGACTGCTGGATCGCGATCAACGCTGACACTGACGACAAACGCAAGGCACTTCTCAAAGTGATGAACGCGACAGATTCCGACCAACTCGAGTCGTTGCTCCGAACGAAGACCAGCGAACAAGTACTTGCAGTGCTGTCAGGGATTGGCCTAGACGCCGTCCGGGCCTTGTCGTGGGAATCGTCTTTTACCGACCAGTTCGCTCTTGCAAACAATCTGACCTACACCGTTCACCACAAGCAATTTGGACGAGCTGCGATCGTCCGCGGCTACTCAGACTGGTCGACAACCCAGGGTCGACGCCCTGCTGCATCATTTGAGATCGGTGAGGAATCGCTGACGATTCTCGCTGAGGCTGGTCTTTCAGAGCAGCGCGTCGGAGAACTTCTCAATGCAGGAGTTGTCACGACGCCGTCTTGA
- a CDS encoding SDR family oxidoreductase — protein sequence MGALEGKTVAITGAGRGIGRAIALHSATEGANVVVADYGVGLDGTSPKSEVASAVVREIEQLGGSAIAVSESVTSMAGAQAIVRSAVEAFGGLDGVVCCAGVLRHRPFLEMSEDDFSFVVDTHLKGHFTVFRAAAEQAVASARPVSMVAISSGYLQGDPVRANYRAAKAGVVALMKSVAMAGEGGAFRCNAIAPIANTRMTEASNMVMKGGPEDIAPMAVYLMSQASEPLNGQIFTVDADRIATWQDPVENRMVFAASRWTQSELADQVPWLFEDTANRMVMRVDDADAR from the coding sequence GTGGGAGCACTTGAGGGCAAGACCGTCGCCATCACGGGAGCAGGTCGCGGTATCGGACGCGCTATTGCTTTGCACTCTGCGACGGAGGGCGCCAATGTCGTGGTTGCTGACTACGGCGTTGGACTCGATGGAACTTCGCCGAAGTCCGAGGTCGCGTCCGCCGTGGTTCGTGAGATCGAGCAACTGGGCGGTTCCGCGATTGCTGTCAGTGAATCAGTCACGTCGATGGCAGGCGCGCAAGCAATCGTTCGATCTGCTGTAGAGGCCTTCGGTGGCCTTGATGGCGTGGTCTGCTGCGCGGGCGTGTTGCGCCACCGACCGTTCTTGGAGATGTCCGAGGACGACTTCTCCTTCGTGGTTGATACACACCTCAAAGGACACTTCACCGTGTTCCGAGCCGCAGCGGAGCAGGCAGTCGCTTCAGCGAGGCCGGTCTCGATGGTCGCGATCTCCTCCGGATACCTCCAAGGAGATCCGGTGCGCGCCAACTACCGCGCTGCGAAGGCAGGCGTTGTGGCGCTGATGAAGAGTGTTGCCATGGCGGGGGAGGGCGGCGCGTTCCGCTGCAACGCCATTGCGCCGATCGCCAACACGCGCATGACAGAAGCGTCGAACATGGTCATGAAGGGAGGGCCAGAGGACATCGCGCCGATGGCCGTCTACCTGATGTCGCAGGCATCGGAGCCGCTGAACGGTCAGATTTTCACCGTCGACGCTGACCGCATCGCAACGTGGCAGGACCCGGTCGAGAATCGCATGGTGTTCGCAGCTTCGCGTTGGACCCAGAGTGAACTAGCAGACCAGGTGCCGTGGCTCTTCGAGGACACTGCCAATCGCATGGTGATGCGAGTTGACGATGCCGACGCTCGCTGA
- a CDS encoding nuclease-related domain-containing protein, which translates to MTASDAGASLRREADRRAAKREATVKERFPRVGGLLLAISGEPATTQSLRVGAEGERKAAERILGRCGESVLFLLNRRLGPGLRNGDIDMLAVTAEGIHVIDIKYFKGAKVEVRRSGGLFTARTENLWIGGRNRTNLLDSMRRQLEAVESALASIDRSLKINVKGTLCFVDANLPLLGTLHVRGVEIRGSREMGRKLRSAKGLLGESDRRSIYAQLAEALPSA; encoded by the coding sequence GTGACGGCCTCTGATGCAGGCGCTTCCCTTCGCCGCGAGGCCGACCGTCGTGCGGCTAAGCGAGAGGCGACGGTAAAAGAGCGATTTCCGAGGGTGGGCGGATTACTTCTAGCCATTTCCGGAGAGCCGGCAACAACTCAGTCGCTTCGAGTTGGCGCCGAGGGCGAGCGCAAGGCGGCCGAGCGCATTCTCGGGCGTTGCGGAGAAAGCGTCCTCTTTCTCCTCAATCGTCGGCTTGGGCCTGGCCTACGAAATGGCGATATCGACATGCTGGCTGTAACTGCAGAGGGCATCCACGTAATTGACATTAAGTACTTCAAGGGAGCCAAGGTCGAAGTGCGCAGGTCTGGCGGCTTGTTCACTGCCCGGACTGAGAATTTGTGGATTGGCGGGCGCAACCGGACCAATTTACTGGACTCGATGCGACGGCAACTGGAAGCGGTTGAGTCTGCGTTGGCCTCCATTGATCGATCCTTGAAGATCAACGTCAAAGGTACTTTGTGCTTCGTCGACGCAAACCTTCCCCTGTTGGGAACCCTGCATGTCAGAGGCGTCGAAATCCGAGGATCGAGAGAGATGGGTCGCAAGCTTCGCTCTGCGAAAGGTCTACTCGGTGAGAGTGATCGGCGTTCCATATACGCCCAATTGGCTGAGGCCCTTCCTTCAGCTTGA